The sequence GTGGCCGTGATGCTGTTTATTAGTCATGATTattaagttttcttttcttttagacCATCCGAAATGCCTTTCTTTTCATAGGTTCAAGAACACTCTGATGTTCTTGTCTGAAATTAAAatacagaataaaaaaatatacttgttTATCAAGTAGCATCTTCTGATTCTGTCTggccttttccttttctagtAAAGGGACATGCATTTGATCGATGGGTTTGACAAATTGTAAAACAGTGGTTTTTATAAATGCGAAAGTATAACTAAAAGtaaaaactttcaaaactaGTTATTTATTCagtatctcaaaataaaataaaagaataaatataaaaaaagatgggaaTATATTTGGTTGGAGGCGcaagatgatatatatagttgagTTCTCAAACTTTTAAAACTAGTTACAACTTACATATTTAgtatctcaaaataaaagaataaatatataaaaaaacgagAATATATTTGGTTGGAGGGACAAGATGAAAGCATGAAATAAATTtgtctaattttaaaataaagttttatctttcaaaacaaGAGATAAAGGAAATATATCCTTTTTATCTTCActatttttgctctttttttttttttttttattattatctcgAGCTAGCAACCAATCGTTGCTAGGATTGacacaaaaataagaaaaaacttataaatttacattttgattatttatttcataattaccctaataaatttcaaaaaaaattctcgaatttcatatattttactAAATAGTTATACTGTacactttttttatatgtttgatcAATTCCTAATCTATCAGTCATTAATTAGTCATCAGTGTAATGCAAAGAGCATATCCATATACTGATGAGGCCAAGCCTTGGAGGATTATGGAATTTACATGTGATATTGAATTAATAATGTCTAGATTTGAGGTTTTAGAATTGACAAAGGTGGTAATGAAAACTCGTGTTGGATTCCTTATGCAAATTACAAAGTCCTAAGACACTTGGAGCAAGCACTAATTGAAGAgaaatcaacataaaattacaaatgatgAACCACACAAACACCACCCACTTGAGAATTTTCAGTCCTTTGTTTCAAGAACAATTAAGTTCAATTAGATGCAATCTTTCGCTTTCAGCTAGCTTGCCATGGTTACTCAACAAATCATACAACCACCGGTTTAATAGCTTGTCTTGAACGGCTTGTAAACCTTAAGGTCAAGCACAACACCAGCAATCGAGCCTGCAACAGCCACGAGAGAAATCACAAGGCAAGCCATGCTCAGCATCTGGAGACAAATCCATCTTGTGCTCCATTTTGGTATCTTCTTTTGTACAATGTACATCTCCACTGGAAAATAGACCGTCAAGGGCCAAAAACCAAGTGCACCGAGAATTCCGACAACATCATTAAAGAACGGGAGCAACATTGATATAACAGTGGTCaacaacacaaatattgttCTCCAAACCAATCTAAATAGATTCAGCTTGTATGGCCTAAAACCTGGGACTGGGATTTTGAATTCCTTGGTGATGAAGTAATTTTCAGGCCATTTTTGGTTTGCCCATTTCTCGATGAAAGCAAAGAGGGGTTGGCAAAACACTTGATATGCTCCAATCAGGTGGATTACTATGGCAACGTTGGCAATATCAATAAGCCAATATGGGTTATAGAAACCAAAGCCGGTGAGGAGGTTTCCAGGAGCTTGGTCTCCAAAAGCTGCATATCCCATGCAACCACAAAGCATATAGAAAGTTGTTGTCACTACGATGCTTATCTTGGCAGCTTTCTTCATTGTCTTTGATTCTGCTGGTGGAGATTTAATTGTGTCCTGTAGAGCAAAGAAAACAATGCTAAATCCCTCGAAAGAATTTCATATCGACTAGCAAAAAAAAAGGGCTTTGATATTAAGTGATCATACATACTTGAATTTCTATAAGAATGACAGAATATGAATATGCAAAGGCTATGGCCCCAAGTGCTTGGAAACTCCTCCATATCTTTTCAGTTTCGGTTACGGTTCCAATGCTTATCCCAGTTAGACTGCCCTTAAAAGTTCCATTAGCTGCAAGCCAGTGTGAAGATAGAGAATTGTAGAGTTCCATTAGCAGCGCAAGTTAGAGATGCATTTCGGACAACAAAATAAGGAAACAAAGACACTCTTTGTCGGACGGAGATGCTTGTAGTTAAAGCAAATATATACCTGCAACTTTGCCAATGCCAAGGCCAAGACCAATGGTAGAGTAAGTAAAAGACATGACCGCGGCAACGATAGAGAGCCACCATAACTGATCAAAGTCTGGAATCTGAGAGAGTAGAATTTCTGTTATACCAAACATGATCATGTACGGGTTGCTCGAAATGTGACATGGGTTCTGTCCACCGCTTTGATGGAAACAGTTTGACCTTTTAATTGCCCTGCCAGTAACCAAGAACCAAACTTATCAATCAAGCTttaaagaaaactagaaaaaacaaagaagtttATGGAATATTTGTAAAAAGACCAACTCACATCATGCTTATGGATGATGCAATGGTGTAACCAATGGCAATACCAAATAGGCCTATGTACTGAACAAGGCCACACAAATTGACTTTTACTCCTCCTGATAAGCATTGAAGACAAGAGAATTTTAACATTGgtgaaatagaagaaaaaaataaaacattccaACATGGTCTGTATTATTAGGGTTGcaatattatgtattttttgaatGCTTGGACAaaagaagtttatttttatgataccAAGAATGGATTGAACAGCGTCCATGTATGTATAGTTTCTTTTTCCTGTATCAGGATCGCCAGTCCGGTAACAGTCAGTGAGTAGAGATGAGGTATAGTATGTAACCAATGAGAACAAGAACATCACAGCAGGACCAGCAATCCATCCTAGTTGAGCTATAGCCCATGCCAAGGAAAGAACTCCTGATCCTATCACTGCTGTTATTATGTGGGAGCTAGCGGTCCATAGAGTACCTGAAGACACAAACCAACCAACAAGAATATGAAATGTTTTCTACCTGAACAAAGTCTTCTACAAGAAACAGAGTGTAAACCGGGCAGAAACAGGGGAAGGATGGAGAAGATTACCGGTTCTTTTAAGGCGGCCATCATCATCGAAGCACTTGGAACTATTTTGAGGGGGTACATCAACGGAGACGTCAAAGACTTGGTGATGGCTGTGGAGGTGGTGGTTGTTGTGGTAGTTCTTTGAGGCAGCATTCTCACCCATCTTGTATTGGGAAAGAGCCAAAAAACCAAAGGAAAGTTTCAGTGAAAGAAGTTGGAACGAGACTTGCTGTGACAAAAATGAGTCATTAAAATGGCTTAGCAAGTACAGGTTCAAATTGGATTTGTCTTACTTATCAACAGCTCCTACCCAAATGTGCACAAATGGAGAGTAAACTTGTATGCACCACCTAAATCTCAGCTTCTTGGCTATGTTAGGTCTCAGGACTTTCTGCTGGGAAGATAGGAATGGGGAAGGCAGCAGCTAGTAATACGATTGAAGTTGAGCTTGGGAAtggtgtgtttgtgtgtgtctatatatatatataatgatagtGTGGAGTGGACCCTCTTGACTCATTCAATGAACTGTGTTTTTTGAGCATCTTGGCCACCATCAATCTATTATCAGTCtacaaattaacttaaaaccAAACTCTGAACTGTACGTAACCAGCCTAACTATTGATTATCTATACAATCAActtcaactattttttatgaACATCAAAATACTCAATTCTTACAGAATCGAATGTAAAACTGTGTTTCTGAGAGGGTAATGTTCGATGATGCGGTCTCGTAGTGCTACAAGATTCGCTCAGACTGTAGATACGACGAATGTCCGACATCTAACACGTGTGTGGTGTAATTGTGGTTCTGGACTGTGCGAACTTGAATCATGCAgggaaaaaggagagaaagatgGAGAAAACAGGAACAAGACAAGTACAGCTGAGCGTGTGCCAATAACCCAAATTGCAACGTTTCAAATAACCCATCAACAACATCGAAGACCATGTTTCggtcaactctctctctctctctctctctcatctctcatgCAAATAATGCAGGGACCACGACTCAACGCCGAGAGAGATGTGGGCTCGATCACTTCTGAGAGTGAAACACTCCCAGAAGAGAAAGGTCGTTCTCTTACAACTCATGTAACTCGGAATCATGCATAACTCAGTGGAATAAATCATAAGCCGCTTCTGCTCTGCTTTATCATTGATTCCTGCCTCGGCTTTCGTGAGCATGATACCACTAGCTTTTCCTAGCTAATTTCTAGTGATTAATTAATGGtaatattgattgtttttttactacAGTGCACAGAACCAACGAAGTAAATAAAGCTTATTTTGAACTCAGGATTTGTTTAATAATGTATTTGGATATATTTCAAAAGTGTTCtttaaaatgtcaaaattattaaaaaatattaatttaagacTACAAAAATAATccttaaaaacacaattaattcaAAATGCCAAACATCCTAAAGAAGACGAAGAAAagtgtctaaaaaaaaaaaaactccagcgAGTGGAGGTTTCCCCAATTAGAACACAAACCACTTAAACACTTCGTGTCAAATTATCATAGATAgacaaggaaagagaaaaagaaaaggaaagaaagaaagaaagaaaacaaggaatAAAAGAGATGATTACCTGCATTATTCTAGGCTCGAGCTGGCCCTCTTCTTCCTCAAATGGAGGAGTTCAAGTCTGTACAAAAGAGGgccttattaaaaaaaacaagaaaaatatagacAGATGGGGTGAGATAACCAATGGCTGCACTGTCTCTGCCTCGGCCTCCCTCCGAG is a genomic window of Populus alba chromosome 5, ASM523922v2, whole genome shotgun sequence containing:
- the LOC118030862 gene encoding amino acid permease 4 isoform X1, with the protein product MQMGENAASKNYHNNHHLHSHHQVFDVSVDVPPQNSSKCFDDDGRLKRTGTLWTASSHIITAVIGSGVLSLAWAIAQLGWIAGPAVMFLFSLVTYYTSSLLTDCYRTGDPDTGKRNYTYMDAVQSILGGVKVNLCGLVQYIGLFGIAIGYTIASSISMMAIKRSNCFHQSGGQNPCHISSNPYMIMFGITEILLSQIPDFDQLWWLSIVAAVMSFTYSTIGLGLGIGKVAANGTFKGSLTGISIGTVTETEKIWRSFQALGAIAFAYSYSVILIEIQDTIKSPPAESKTMKKAAKISIVVTTTFYMLCGCMGYAAFGDQAPGNLLTGFGFYNPYWLIDIANVAIVIHLIGAYQVFCQPLFAFIEKWANQKWPENYFITKEFKIPVPGFRPYKLNLFRLVWRTIFVLLTTVISMLLPFFNDVVGILGALGFWPLTVYFPVEMYIVQKKIPKWSTRWICLQMLSMACLVISLVAVAGSIAGVVLDLKVYKPFKTSY
- the LOC118030862 gene encoding amino acid permease 4 isoform X2, translating into MGENAASKNYHNNHHLHSHHQVFDVSVDVPPQNSSKCFDDDGRLKRTGTLWTASSHIITAVIGSGVLSLAWAIAQLGWIAGPAVMFLFSLVTYYTSSLLTDCYRTGDPDTGKRNYTYMDAVQSILGGVKVNLCGLVQYIGLFGIAIGYTIASSISMMAIKRSNCFHQSGGQNPCHISSNPYMIMFGITEILLSQIPDFDQLWWLSIVAAVMSFTYSTIGLGLGIGKVAANGTFKGSLTGISIGTVTETEKIWRSFQALGAIAFAYSYSVILIEIQDTIKSPPAESKTMKKAAKISIVVTTTFYMLCGCMGYAAFGDQAPGNLLTGFGFYNPYWLIDIANVAIVIHLIGAYQVFCQPLFAFIEKWANQKWPENYFITKEFKIPVPGFRPYKLNLFRLVWRTIFVLLTTVISMLLPFFNDVVGILGALGFWPLTVYFPVEMYIVQKKIPKWSTRWICLQMLSMACLVISLVAVAGSIAGVVLDLKVYKPFKTSY